A genomic region of Desulfosarcina ovata subsp. ovata contains the following coding sequences:
- a CDS encoding 1,4-dihydroxy-6-naphthoate synthase — MEQELSLGYSPCPNDTFIFNAIASGDVGVDGYAIKPQLHDVETLNTMAMHAELDVSKLSFYAWLRVKERYRMLSSGAAMGFGCGPVLISRRPLTRADLTGCRVVLPGRWTTAHLLFRLWCPEARQRVFTTYDKIFDALASGDADCGVIIHESRFTFEAAGFRPVVDLGAWWEERTGLPIPLGCIAARHDLGDSLIGRMDSAIHASLRQAMQAPAETLPYIRQHAQEMDEPVLTAHIRTFVNDFTLTLPEQGFQAVDTLDRMARDAGAI; from the coding sequence GTGGAACAGGAACTGAGCCTTGGCTATTCTCCCTGCCCGAATGACACCTTCATCTTCAACGCCATTGCCAGCGGAGATGTGGGGGTCGACGGCTATGCGATCAAGCCGCAGCTTCACGATGTCGAGACCCTCAACACCATGGCCATGCACGCCGAACTGGATGTCAGCAAGCTCTCCTTTTATGCCTGGCTGCGGGTAAAGGAGAGGTATCGCATGCTTTCCAGTGGTGCGGCCATGGGATTTGGCTGCGGACCGGTGCTGATCTCCCGGCGTCCGTTGACCCGGGCCGATCTTACCGGCTGCCGGGTGGTCCTGCCCGGCCGTTGGACCACCGCCCACCTCCTGTTCCGCCTGTGGTGTCCGGAGGCCCGGCAGCGGGTGTTCACTACCTACGACAAAATATTCGATGCCCTGGCTTCGGGTGACGCCGATTGCGGGGTGATCATTCATGAAAGCCGGTTTACCTTTGAAGCGGCCGGTTTCAGGCCGGTAGTGGATCTGGGCGCGTGGTGGGAGGAGCGGACGGGGCTGCCGATTCCCCTGGGCTGCATTGCGGCGCGCCATGATCTCGGCGACTCCCTGATCGGGAGAATGGATTCGGCGATCCACGCCAGCCTCCGGCAGGCCATGCAAGCGCCTGCGGAAACCTTGCCCTACATCCGCCAGCATGCCCAGGAGATGGATGAGCCGGTACTCACGGCCCACATCCGGACCTTTGTCAACGACTTTACCCTGACGCTCCCCGAACAGGGCTTTCAGGCCGTCGAC
- the dnaE gene encoding DNA polymerase III subunit alpha, translating to MSQPATSDFVHLHVHTQYSLLDGAIRLGDLFKKVKEFGMPAVALTDHGTMFGALDFYQQATSAEIKPIIGCECYVAPRTLADKTPLDKQGTRHLVLLAENQTGYRNLCKLASVAQMEGYYYKPRIDKTILAEYAKGLIALSACLKGDIPQHILAGHMDEAEAAALYYQKIFGEGNFFLELQHNGIPAQEKVNQGLVELSGRLSIPLVATNDCHYLNRQDAKAHEILLCVQTQKVITDSDRFVFDSDQLYFKSPEEMKGYFSDYPGAIENTVAIADRCHIEFDFNTYHFPQFDPQSGKTADQLFDEMVREGYERRMAVIRENTPDLDEAVYRERLEYEIKTIKDMGFPGYFLIVADFIGYAKQNGIPVGPGRGSAAGSLVSFALFITDLDPIEHGLIFERFLNPSRISMPDIDVDFCIHGRERVYNYVVQRYGGGDYVAQIITFGKMKAKLVIRDVGRALGLPLAEVDTIAKLIPDSLKMTIDKALKEEPKLAEMVDADPRIKELIDISRSLEGLSRHASTHAAGVVIGDKPLVEYLPLYKGKKGEVVTQFDMKKVEDIGLVKFDFLGLRNLTVIDNALKSIDAQGKDVPDLAHLPFDDEKTYDLLQSGDTTGVFQLESSGMKNLLVRLHPESFGDLTALVALYRPGPLDSGMVDDFVDRKHGRKEVVYPVDSLAPILEETYGVIVYQEQVMQVAGVLAGYTMADADSLRKAIGKKIEALMAKHREKFVDGAVENGVDRKVATELFDLIEKFGGYGFNKSHSAAYALIAYQTAYLKAHFPVEFMAALLTSEIDTIDGVVKFINECRSHGIEVLPPDINESATVFTAVEGRIRFGLAAVKNVGEAAVDLIIKEREENGPFASIFDFCQRVDLTKVNKRVLESLIRCGALDSTGVYRSRLMAVLEEALDYGQRIQREKNSAQMSLFDMGGGQEMTLNLPVVPNIDEWDDHEKLQQEKETLGFYVTGHPLDRYRPIMEKFTNVDAISIREIADKSAVRIGGTISSAKVIRTRKEELMGFATVEDLNGGVEVVVFPSLYSSCADLLSVDTAVLVQGVAQVEENGVKILADEIIPMEAAEETWTVEVRLMVDPESTSRETLTQVQKALKRYPGSCRGYVHICLKDQAEAVISMTEDLRIRYCDAMTREVNAILGYDAVQTRCSDAASAMRSSDANNGRRGNGRQYARN from the coding sequence ATGAGCCAGCCAGCCACTTCCGATTTTGTCCATCTGCATGTGCACACCCAGTACAGTTTGCTCGACGGCGCCATCCGGCTCGGCGATCTGTTTAAAAAAGTCAAGGAATTCGGCATGCCGGCCGTGGCCCTGACCGACCACGGCACCATGTTCGGCGCTCTGGATTTTTACCAGCAGGCCACATCGGCCGAGATCAAACCGATCATCGGTTGTGAGTGCTACGTGGCCCCCAGGACCCTGGCGGACAAGACCCCTTTGGACAAGCAGGGCACCCGGCATTTGGTATTGCTGGCCGAGAATCAGACCGGCTATCGCAACCTGTGCAAACTCGCCTCCGTGGCCCAGATGGAGGGCTACTACTACAAGCCGCGCATTGACAAAACGATCCTGGCCGAGTACGCAAAAGGGCTCATCGCCCTGTCGGCCTGCCTGAAGGGGGATATCCCCCAGCATATCCTGGCCGGCCACATGGACGAGGCCGAAGCGGCGGCGCTTTACTACCAGAAGATATTCGGCGAGGGCAATTTTTTCCTGGAGCTGCAGCACAACGGCATCCCGGCCCAGGAAAAAGTCAACCAGGGCCTGGTCGAACTGAGCGGCAGGCTTTCCATTCCGCTGGTGGCCACCAATGACTGCCATTACCTCAACCGGCAGGACGCCAAGGCCCACGAGATCCTGCTCTGTGTTCAGACCCAGAAGGTCATCACCGACAGCGACCGTTTCGTCTTCGACTCCGACCAGCTTTACTTCAAGTCGCCCGAAGAGATGAAGGGCTATTTCAGCGACTATCCCGGGGCCATTGAGAACACCGTGGCCATCGCCGACCGCTGCCACATCGAGTTCGATTTCAACACCTACCACTTTCCCCAGTTCGATCCCCAATCGGGAAAGACCGCCGACCAGCTGTTTGACGAAATGGTGCGTGAGGGGTACGAGCGGCGCATGGCCGTCATCCGCGAGAATACCCCTGATCTGGACGAGGCGGTCTATCGCGAGCGGCTGGAATACGAGATCAAGACCATCAAGGACATGGGCTTTCCCGGTTATTTTCTCATCGTGGCCGACTTTATCGGTTACGCCAAACAAAACGGTATCCCGGTGGGACCGGGCCGGGGATCGGCCGCCGGCAGCCTGGTCTCTTTCGCCCTGTTCATCACCGACCTGGATCCCATCGAGCACGGTCTGATCTTCGAACGCTTCCTCAACCCGTCGCGTATCAGCATGCCCGACATCGACGTGGATTTCTGCATCCACGGCCGGGAGCGGGTCTACAACTACGTGGTCCAGCGGTACGGCGGCGGGGATTACGTGGCCCAGATCATCACCTTCGGCAAAATGAAGGCCAAACTGGTGATCCGGGACGTGGGCCGTGCCTTGGGGCTGCCCCTGGCCGAAGTGGATACCATTGCCAAGCTGATTCCCGACAGTCTCAAGATGACCATCGACAAAGCCCTCAAGGAGGAACCCAAGCTGGCCGAGATGGTCGACGCCGATCCGCGGATCAAGGAATTGATCGACATCAGCCGGTCCCTTGAGGGGCTCTCCCGTCACGCCTCGACCCACGCGGCCGGCGTGGTGATCGGTGACAAACCCCTGGTGGAGTACCTGCCCCTGTACAAAGGCAAAAAGGGCGAGGTGGTCACCCAGTTCGATATGAAAAAGGTCGAGGATATCGGCCTGGTGAAATTCGACTTTCTGGGGCTGCGCAACCTGACCGTCATCGACAATGCGCTCAAGAGCATTGACGCCCAGGGCAAGGATGTCCCCGATCTGGCCCATCTGCCCTTTGACGATGAGAAGACTTACGACCTGCTGCAGTCCGGCGACACCACCGGCGTGTTTCAGCTGGAATCCAGCGGCATGAAGAACCTGCTGGTGCGCCTTCATCCGGAGTCGTTCGGCGATCTTACCGCCCTGGTGGCGCTATACCGTCCCGGACCGTTGGACAGCGGTATGGTGGACGATTTTGTGGACCGCAAGCATGGCCGCAAGGAGGTGGTCTACCCGGTCGACAGCCTGGCCCCGATTCTTGAGGAGACATACGGGGTCATTGTTTACCAGGAGCAGGTCATGCAGGTCGCCGGTGTCCTGGCGGGATACACCATGGCCGATGCGGACAGCCTGCGCAAGGCTATCGGCAAGAAGATCGAGGCCCTGATGGCCAAGCACCGTGAGAAGTTTGTCGACGGTGCGGTTGAAAACGGCGTGGACCGGAAAGTGGCCACCGAGTTGTTCGACCTGATCGAGAAGTTCGGCGGCTATGGTTTTAATAAATCCCACAGTGCCGCCTACGCCCTGATCGCCTATCAGACCGCCTATCTCAAAGCCCATTTTCCCGTTGAGTTCATGGCCGCCCTGCTGACCAGTGAAATTGACACCATTGACGGGGTGGTCAAGTTTATCAACGAATGCCGCAGCCACGGCATCGAAGTGCTTCCACCGGACATCAACGAGAGTGCCACGGTGTTTACCGCTGTGGAGGGACGCATCCGTTTCGGCCTTGCCGCCGTCAAGAATGTGGGTGAGGCGGCGGTCGATCTGATCATCAAGGAACGCGAAGAGAACGGACCCTTTGCATCGATTTTCGATTTCTGCCAGCGCGTGGACCTGACCAAGGTGAACAAACGTGTTCTCGAAAGCCTGATTCGCTGCGGTGCGCTGGACTCCACCGGTGTTTACCGCTCTCGGTTGATGGCCGTTCTGGAAGAGGCCTTGGACTATGGTCAACGCATCCAGCGGGAAAAAAACAGTGCCCAGATGAGCCTTTTCGATATGGGGGGCGGGCAGGAGATGACCCTCAACCTGCCGGTGGTTCCCAATATCGACGAGTGGGACGATCACGAAAAACTGCAGCAGGAGAAGGAGACGCTGGGGTTTTACGTTACCGGTCACCCGCTGGATCGTTATCGGCCGATCATGGAGAAATTCACCAATGTGGATGCCATCAGCATCCGCGAGATTGCCGACAAGAGTGCCGTGCGCATCGGCGGCACCATCAGCAGTGCCAAGGTGATCCGCACGCGCAAGGAAGAGCTCATGGGATTTGCTACGGTCGAGGATTTGAATGGCGGGGTAGAAGTCGTGGTCTTCCCGTCGCTCTACTCCAGTTGCGCCGATCTGTTGAGTGTGGATACGGCGGTGCTGGTCCAGGGCGTGGCCCAGGTCGAGGAAAACGGGGTCAAAATTCTTGCCGACGAGATCATTCCCATGGAGGCTGCCGAGGAGACCTGGACGGTCGAGGTGCGTCTGATGGTCGACCCGGAGAGCACCAGTCGCGAAACCCTGACCCAGGTGCAAAAAGCCCTCAAACGCTATCCGGGGTCCTGCCGTGGCTACGTGCATATCTGCCTGAAGGATCAGGCCGAAGCCGTGATTTCCATGACCGAGGACCTGCGGATCCGTTATTGCGACGCCATGACCCGCGAAGTCAACGCCATTTTGGGCTACGATGCCGTCCAGACCCGGTGCAGCGATGCGGCCAGCGCCATGCGCAGCAGTGATGCAAACAACGGCCGCCGGGGCAACGGCCGCCAGTACGCCCGCAACTGA
- a CDS encoding DegT/DnrJ/EryC1/StrS family aminotransferase — MNVPLLDLKAQYQTIKDQVLEVTEAIYESQYFILGPHVDDLEKKIAEYCRVGHAVGVSSGTDALLLSLMAAGIGPGDRVLTTPYTFFATAGAVWRVGATPVFVDIDETTYNLSPDRLQETVAAMDEATRQTVKAIVPVHLYGQCADMDPILKLAAEHGWVVIEDAAQAIGAEYHGRRAGSMGDYGCFSFFPSKNLGAFGDGGIVTARDPAVYEHLKILRVHGGHAKYYHHYVGGNFRLDALQAAIVAIKLAYLDGWSAARKANAARYRELFAAAGLMDRIHLPVEKESRHIYNQFVIRVDKRRDALKDHLTAQSIGSEVYYPVPLHLQACFAPLGYAAGDFPVAEAAARSTLALPIYPELTEAQQAYVVDTIAAFVNA, encoded by the coding sequence ATGAACGTGCCGCTGCTGGATCTCAAGGCTCAATACCAGACCATCAAGGACCAGGTCCTCGAAGTCACCGAAGCGATATACGAAAGCCAGTATTTTATTCTCGGTCCCCATGTGGACGACCTGGAAAAAAAGATCGCCGAATACTGCCGGGTGGGCCACGCCGTGGGGGTGTCGTCGGGGACGGACGCCCTGCTTCTCTCCCTGATGGCGGCCGGAATCGGTCCGGGAGACCGGGTGCTCACCACTCCCTACACCTTTTTCGCCACTGCCGGTGCCGTCTGGCGTGTGGGGGCCACGCCGGTGTTTGTGGATATCGACGAGACCACCTACAATCTTTCGCCCGACCGGCTGCAGGAGACGGTGGCGGCCATGGACGAGGCGACCCGTCAGACGGTAAAAGCGATTGTTCCGGTTCACCTTTACGGCCAATGCGCCGACATGGATCCGATCCTGAAACTGGCTGCCGAACACGGGTGGGTGGTAATCGAGGATGCGGCCCAGGCGATCGGCGCAGAATACCACGGCCGGCGTGCGGGCAGCATGGGTGACTATGGCTGCTTCTCCTTTTTTCCCTCCAAGAACCTGGGGGCTTTCGGCGATGGCGGCATTGTTACTGCCAGAGATCCGGCCGTTTATGAGCACTTGAAAATACTGCGTGTCCATGGGGGCCATGCCAAGTACTATCATCATTACGTGGGAGGGAATTTTCGCCTCGACGCCCTGCAGGCAGCCATCGTGGCCATCAAACTGGCCTACCTGGACGGATGGAGCGCGGCGCGAAAGGCCAATGCCGCCCGCTACCGGGAGTTGTTCGCGGCCGCTGGATTGATGGACAGGATTCATCTGCCGGTGGAAAAGGAGAGCCGGCACATCTACAATCAGTTTGTCATTCGCGTGGATAAGCGGCGCGACGCGCTGAAGGATCACCTGACCGCGCAGTCGATCGGCAGCGAAGTCTACTACCCGGTGCCCTTGCATTTGCAGGCCTGCTTCGCGCCGTTGGGGTACGCAGCCGGCGATTTCCCGGTCGCCGAAGCAGCCGCGCGGAGCACGTTGGCCCTGCCCATCTATCCGGAGCTGACCGAAGCCCAGCAGGCGTATGTGGTCGATACGATCGCGGCCTTTGTCAACGCATAG